A stretch of Arachis hypogaea cultivar Tifrunner chromosome 15, arahy.Tifrunner.gnm2.J5K5, whole genome shotgun sequence DNA encodes these proteins:
- the LOC112750755 gene encoding alpha-dioxygenase PIOX, which translates to MWSIVMAPIKVLATRFQHQFILKDFHEAFAKMTIFDSFLFIIIHSIDKLGIWHQLPVILGLIYLGIRRHIHEKYNLFNVGTTPPKGVGFNPSDFAFRTSDGEYNDPFNEVAGSQGSFFGRNVLPVDQKNKLLKPDPSVVATKLLARRTYKDTGKQLNVIAASWIQFMIHDWIDHLEETNQIEVTAAREVADECPLKSFRFYKTKEIPTGSYEIKTGAKNIRTPWWDASVIYGSNGEVLKRLRTFKDGKIKISEEGELLHNENGIAVSGDVRNSWAGVSTLQTLFVHEHNSVCDALKKNYPELDDEEIYRHARLVTSAVIAKIHTIDWTVELLKTDTLLAGMRVNWYGLLGKKFKDTFGHVGGAILGGLVGLKRPNNHGVPYSLTEEFVSVYRMHSLLPDNLQLRDISATPDPNKSPPLIKEIPMKNLIGLEGEKTLTKIGVASQIVSMGHQACGTLELWNYPMWLRDLIPQNLDGSERPDHVDLPVLEIYRDRERNVARYNQFRRALLLIPISKWEDLTDDKEAIEVLEDVYGDDVEELDLLVGLMAEKKIKGFAISETAFVIFLLMASRRLEADRFFTSNFNEETYTKKGLEWVNSTESLKDVIDRHYPEITLKWLNSSSAFSVWDSPPNTSNSIPLYLRVPH; encoded by the exons ATGTGGTCTATAGTAATGGCTCCAATTAAAGTTCTAGCCACAAGATTCCAACACCAATTCATCCTTAAGGACTTTCATGAAGCATTTGCTAAGATGACAATCTTCGACTCTTTTCTCTTCATT ATTATACACTCCATTGACAAGTTAGGGATCTGGCACCAATTACCTGTAATTTTGGGGTTAATATATCTGGGGATTCGGAGACACATTCACGAAAAGTACAACCTCTTCAACGTTGGAACAACACCACCAAAGGGTGTTGGGTTCAACCCTTCTGATTTTGCATTCAGAACTTCTGATGGAGAATACAATGATCCCTTCAATGAAGTTGCTGGAAGCCAAGGCTCTTTCTTTGGCAGAAATGTTCTTCCTGTTGATCAGAAAAATAAG TTACTGAAGCCGGATCCGAGTGTGGTAGCAACAAAACTTCTGGCGCGTAGAACGTACAAAGACACTGGCAAACAATTGAATGTGATTGCAGCTTCTTGGATTCAGTTTATGATACATGATTGGATCGATCATCTCGAGGAAACCAACCAG ATTGAAGTGACAGCGGcaagagaagttgcagatgaATGCCCACTTAAGTCTTTCAGGTTCTACAAAACAAAGGAAATTCCAACAGGCTCTTATGAAATCAAGACTGGAGCTAAGAACATTCGAACACCATGGTG GGATGCAAGTGTGATATATGGAAGCAATGGAGAAGTTTTGAAGAGATTGAGAACATTCAAAGATGGGAAGATAAAGATATCTGAAGAAGGTGAACTTCTCCATAATGAAAATGGAATTGCAGTCTCTGGCGATGTTCGTAATAGTTGGGCTGGTGTCTCAACTTTGCAGACCCTTTTTGTTCATGAACACAATTCTGTCTGTGATGCTCTCAAG aaaaactaCCCAGAATTGGATGATGAAGAAATATATAGGCATGCAAGGTTGGTGACGTCAGCAGTAATTGCAAAAATTCACACCATTGATTGGACTGTAGAGCTCCTTAAAACTGACACTCTACTTGCAGGCATGAGGGTCAACTG GTATGGATTGTTGGGGAAGAAATTTAAAGACACATTTGGACATGTTGGAGGAGCAATCTTAGGAGGACTTGTGGGATTGAAGAGACCAAATAATCATGGTGTTCCATACTCTTTAACTGAGGAATTTGTCAGTGTTTATAGAATGCACTCGCTCTTACCTGATAATCTTCAACTCAGAGACATATCTGCCACTCCTGACCCCAATAAATCTCCACCGTTAATCAAAGA GATTCCTATGAAGAATTTGATTGGACTAGAAGGAGAGAAGACTTTAACAAAGATAGGGGTTGCAAGTCAAATAGTATCAATGGGACACCAAGCTTGTGGAACACTTGAGCTTTGGAACTATCCAATGTGGCTCAGAGATCTCATACCACAAAATTTGGACGGCTCAGAAAGGCCAGATCACGTGGACCTACCTGTTCTTGAAA TTTATAGGGACAGAGAGAGGAATGTAGCAAGATACAACCAATTCAGGAGGGCATTATTGTTGATACCAATCTCGAAATGGGAAGATTTAACAGATGACAAGGAAGCAATTGAAGTACTAGAAGATGTTTATGGTGATGATGTTGAAGAGCTTGATTTGTTGGTTGGCTTAATGGCAGAGAAGAAGATTAAAGGCTTCGCTATTAGTGAAACTGCTTTCGTTATATTCCTCCTCATGGCATCTAG GAGATTAGAAGCTGATAGGTTCTTCACAAGCAACTTCAATGAAGAGACATACACTAAGAAGGGTTTGGAATGGGTCAACTCTACAGAGAGCCTTAAGGATGTTATTGACCGTCACTACCCTGAAATTACTCTCAAGTGGCTCAACTCTTCTAGTGCCTTCTCTGTTTGGGACTCTCCCCCAAACACTTCCAATTCCATCCCTCTATATCTTCGTGTTCCCCATTGA